The proteins below are encoded in one region of Roseovarius bejariae:
- a CDS encoding tyrosine-type recombinase/integrase — protein sequence MGLILKHVEKTKSGRWQYRRRVPKEVAEVIDKREFKRVLGDTEREALKVYPQFHAEVERAIEKAKGDAGHVAAADRNELTTRQAFGIARARAASLAHDADTAEKREAIIEALSAPYDLDEETLDPLNATEVDRMVINILRNGAEATKRPDPTLEDAKKLYFSEKQRTDTPEQLRSLMGQVNRSILLTQEAFGRDPVLTEMTREDARNVRDHMLDQVKVNGERISAASVQKYLNLLKAVINTAANEMGLPATFKNPFNDLKIPKPKGAPDAGEGEKREPLPPEVLKAVRNRILSRVRIPEARLIWRLLEGTGCRLSEVRGLRVEDVTTEGETPHISVAWHDERRVKAESSFRCVPLVGDALEAAREAVAASEGDKFLFVRYLGKNGADNISSLLMGHVRKETANPKHVVHSLRHNMKDWLREAEVSKQDQDLILGHASSDVGDRVYGGNVARLRAATRAMKKALGVD from the coding sequence ATGGGGCTGATATTGAAGCACGTAGAGAAAACCAAATCAGGCCGCTGGCAGTATCGGCGGAGAGTTCCCAAAGAAGTCGCTGAGGTCATCGACAAGCGGGAGTTCAAGCGCGTCCTCGGGGATACCGAGCGGGAGGCGTTGAAGGTCTACCCTCAGTTCCACGCAGAGGTTGAGCGGGCCATTGAGAAGGCCAAGGGCGATGCTGGTCATGTAGCCGCCGCCGACCGGAACGAATTGACCACGCGCCAAGCTTTCGGGATTGCCCGCGCCCGTGCTGCGTCTCTTGCCCACGATGCTGACACCGCTGAGAAGCGAGAGGCGATCATTGAGGCCCTGTCTGCCCCCTATGACCTTGATGAGGAAACCCTTGACCCCCTCAACGCGACTGAGGTGGACCGCATGGTCATCAACATTCTCAGGAACGGTGCAGAGGCGACGAAGCGCCCGGACCCGACCCTAGAGGACGCGAAAAAACTCTACTTTTCTGAGAAACAAAGAACTGACACGCCCGAACAGCTTCGCAGCCTTATGGGGCAAGTAAACCGTTCAATCCTGCTGACACAGGAGGCTTTTGGCCGTGATCCGGTGTTGACGGAAATGACTCGCGAAGACGCCCGCAATGTGCGCGACCATATGCTTGATCAAGTTAAGGTGAATGGGGAACGGATCAGCGCGGCTTCGGTCCAGAAGTATCTGAATTTGCTCAAAGCGGTCATCAACACCGCAGCAAACGAAATGGGGCTTCCTGCAACATTCAAGAACCCCTTCAATGATCTCAAAATACCGAAACCAAAAGGTGCACCAGATGCTGGTGAAGGAGAAAAGCGCGAACCGCTGCCCCCAGAGGTGCTAAAAGCCGTGCGAAACCGTATCCTTTCCCGAGTACGCATCCCCGAAGCCAGACTTATCTGGCGCCTACTAGAAGGTACTGGCTGCCGTTTGTCGGAAGTTCGGGGCCTACGAGTTGAAGACGTGACCACAGAGGGGGAGACACCGCATATCAGTGTCGCTTGGCATGACGAAAGGCGGGTAAAAGCAGAATCGTCATTCCGGTGTGTGCCGCTGGTCGGTGACGCGCTAGAGGCTGCTAGGGAGGCCGTTGCCGCCTCCGAAGGTGATAAGTTCTTGTTTGTTCGATACCTCGGAAAGAATGGAGCGGATAATATCTCCAGCCTTCTGATGGGCCATGTCCGCAAAGAAACCGCCAACCCTAAGCATGTGGTTCACTCGCTGCGGCACAATATGAAGGATTGGCTGCGGGAGGCGGAGGTCTCGAAACAGGATCAAGACCTGATCCTAGGCCATGCTAGTTCGGACGTGGGGGACCGCGTGTATGGGGGCAACGTGGCGAGGTTGAGAGCCGCCACAAGGGCCATGAAGAAGGCCCTCGGGGTGGATTAA
- a CDS encoding recombinase family protein: MLVGYARTSTLDQKAGLEGQKRELNEAGCDRLFIEQVSSVDVRERHKLAEALSYVREGDTLVVTKLDRLARSVAHLLEILDTLTDRGAALRILNMNLDTSTPTGKFMLTMLGGVAEFEREIMLERQREGIAKAKAKGKYKGRKPTARAKAEEVLQMYREGVGGTEIAKRLEIGRASVYRILDEAKGEA; encoded by the coding sequence ATGTTGGTAGGATATGCGCGAACCTCGACACTGGACCAGAAGGCTGGCCTTGAGGGGCAGAAGCGGGAGTTGAACGAGGCGGGGTGTGACCGTCTGTTCATTGAACAGGTATCGTCGGTGGACGTGAGGGAGCGTCACAAGCTCGCTGAGGCCCTGTCTTACGTCCGGGAGGGTGACACCCTAGTCGTGACCAAGCTGGACCGTCTGGCCCGCTCTGTGGCCCACCTGCTGGAAATCCTCGACACCCTGACCGACCGGGGCGCGGCGCTCCGTATCCTGAATATGAACCTCGACACGAGTACCCCAACAGGGAAGTTCATGTTGACCATGCTGGGCGGTGTTGCTGAGTTTGAGCGGGAGATCATGCTAGAGCGTCAGCGCGAGGGGATCGCCAAGGCCAAGGCTAAGGGTAAGTATAAGGGCCGGAAGCCCACCGCACGGGCCAAGGCGGAGGAGGTCTTGCAAATGTACCGTGAGGGGGTGGGCGGTACCGAGATCGCCAAGCGGTTGGAGATCGGCAGGGCGAGTGTCTACCGGATACTTGATGAGGCGAAAGGGGAGGCGTGA
- a CDS encoding S1 family peptidase, whose protein sequence is MTYLQSYVVPICTYDIDEERADLKRLHGTAFYFGANGFYLTARHVIEAALKAAEQDDVKAGLVVKSNHGQGLESMALDLKQYEFAPQPFDVAVGRSGYFPKTPLRTNMTEAHVWTDIAALGYPDSASVKDQDGLWMNVRGYRGHIQRPTIPRDIAIGTHPNGFELSFLTGPGSSGGPVFCVDTETVIGVIVASFRSEHIEDQVVEVQSNGAEYREMRVRVEQFGFAHDIRGLLDWKADLFEGHTLSEISEMPFGQLPSTRDLAP, encoded by the coding sequence TTGACCTACCTGCAGAGCTACGTCGTTCCGATTTGCACCTATGACATTGATGAGGAACGAGCCGACCTCAAGCGCCTACACGGGACAGCATTCTATTTTGGTGCGAATGGCTTCTATTTGACTGCTCGTCATGTCATCGAAGCCGCGTTGAAAGCGGCTGAACAAGACGACGTCAAAGCCGGTTTGGTGGTCAAAAGCAATCATGGTCAAGGTCTTGAAAGCATGGCCCTTGACCTCAAACAATACGAGTTTGCCCCACAGCCGTTCGATGTTGCTGTCGGGCGATCCGGATACTTTCCCAAGACCCCACTTCGAACAAACATGACCGAAGCTCACGTCTGGACCGACATTGCCGCTCTTGGATACCCCGATAGCGCCTCAGTGAAAGACCAAGATGGTCTGTGGATGAATGTTCGAGGATATCGAGGGCATATCCAGCGCCCGACAATTCCACGGGATATTGCGATTGGCACCCACCCAAACGGATTTGAGCTTAGCTTCCTGACAGGCCCCGGCTCCAGCGGCGGGCCAGTGTTCTGCGTTGATACTGAGACAGTGATTGGGGTTATTGTTGCTTCCTTTCGATCTGAGCATATCGAGGACCAAGTGGTCGAAGTTCAGAGCAATGGAGCCGAATACCGAGAGATGCGAGTGCGGGTCGAGCAATTCGGATTCGCCCATGACATTCGTGGACTGCTTGATTGGAAAGCCGATCTCTTTGAAGGTCATACACTCAGCGAAATTTCGGAAATGCCCTTTGGGCAACTGCCCTCCACGCGTGACTTGGCACCCTAG
- a CDS encoding Na+/H+ antiporter subunit G, whose protein sequence is MLLEIIISAFIVIAGIFGLVGSLGMIKLQETMQRLHAPTKATTLGVGGVLIASMLYFGLVKGHLSFHELLITLFLFLTAPISAHFIAKTFLQANIRAKDLPPSQSEYGWSVYVDPPNREEDEE, encoded by the coding sequence ATGCTACTGGAGATCATCATTTCCGCCTTCATCGTCATCGCTGGCATTTTCGGTCTGGTGGGGTCGCTTGGCATGATCAAGCTGCAAGAAACCATGCAGCGCCTTCATGCCCCCACGAAAGCCACGACGCTGGGGGTGGGCGGCGTGCTCATCGCCTCCATGCTCTACTTTGGGCTGGTGAAGGGGCACCTGTCGTTCCACGAACTGCTGATCACGCTGTTCTTGTTTCTCACCGCCCCGATCAGCGCGCATTTCATCGCCAAGACCTTCCTTCAGGCCAACATCCGCGCCAAGGATCTGCCGCCGTCGCAAAGCGAATATGGCTGGTCTGTCTATGTTGATCCCCCCAATCGCGAAGAGGACGAGGAGTAA
- a CDS encoding K+/H+ antiporter subunit F, whose product MITSALIFAFVCFGLGLLLNLWRMATGPDTADRILALDTMVINIIALLILYGIWQGTAVYYEASMLVAMVGFVSTVAYCRFVLRGDIIE is encoded by the coding sequence ATGATCACCAGTGCCCTGATTTTCGCCTTCGTCTGCTTTGGCCTTGGCCTGTTGCTGAACCTGTGGCGCATGGCCACCGGCCCGGACACCGCCGATCGTATCCTTGCCCTCGATACCATGGTGATCAATATCATCGCGCTGCTGATCCTCTATGGCATCTGGCAGGGCACGGCCGTTTACTACGAGGCCTCCATGCTGGTCGCCATGGTGGGATTTGTCTCAACCGTCGCTTATTGCCGCTTCGTTCTGCGCGGCGACATCATCGAATAA
- a CDS encoding Na+/H+ antiporter subunit E, with amino-acid sequence MIRRIFPHPVLSLTLLFVWLALVNKVTSGNVLLGVILAIVVPMMTAPYWPRRAKIGKPFRVAEYILIVLWDIVVANVQVALIILFKSNKNTHSHWITVPLEITSPEAITVLAGTITMTPGTVSAMLSADGGSILVHCLHTDDPDGVRDEIKSRYEWRLKEIFQ; translated from the coding sequence ATGATCCGACGTATCTTCCCCCATCCCGTCCTCAGCCTGACATTGCTGTTCGTCTGGCTTGCGCTGGTCAACAAGGTGACCTCCGGCAATGTGCTGCTGGGCGTGATCCTTGCCATCGTGGTGCCCATGATGACAGCCCCTTACTGGCCGCGGCGCGCGAAGATCGGCAAACCTTTCCGGGTTGCCGAATACATCCTGATCGTCCTGTGGGACATCGTGGTGGCGAACGTGCAGGTGGCTTTGATCATCCTCTTCAAGTCCAACAAGAACACCCATTCCCACTGGATCACCGTTCCGCTTGAGATCACCTCGCCCGAGGCGATCACCGTACTGGCCGGAACGATCACCATGACGCCGGGCACCGTCTCGGCGATGCTCTCGGCGGATGGCGGCAGCATCCTCGTGCATTGCCTTCACACCGATGATCCCGATGGTGTCCGCGACGAGATCAAGTCGCGCTACGAATGGCGATTGAAGGAGATATTCCAATGA
- a CDS encoding monovalent cation/H+ antiporter subunit D, with the protein MTHWIIAPVILPALLAPMVAFVMRHDITLARTASLAGTVLLFAIAVGLTITSMGGEVIAYRLGDWPAPFGIVLVLDRLSALMVLLTSALALIVLIHVIATKWDEKGRHFHALFQFQLMGICGAFLTGDAFNLFVFFEVLLIASYGLMIHGGGRVRLQAGLQYVVMNLAGSTLFLFALGTLYASTGTLNIADLAVKLREVPVEDAALVRVAAILLMVVFAIKAALFPVQFWLPGTYSNAPAPVAALFAIMTKVGAYAIIRIYTISFGPDVAATEGLIAQWLMPAAVVTLAVGAVGVLGARRLMPLLSFAVVASMGTMMLAVAGFTPYATTSALYYLVHSTFSAAALFLLADLVVTRRAAGDILTAQPPTVQNGLFAALFFAGAIGMAGMPPLSGFLGKLVILDAIRDSSFMTLGWVAILLGSLLIIVGFARAGSILFWKSTAEVPEEEETKAQDEGEEEGEAPSDEAPKPATALEVAPTMAALALLALLSAAAGPITGFLEGASAQLYDRDDYISAVLPEGEAPTVTGTEEETH; encoded by the coding sequence ATGACACATTGGATCATTGCCCCCGTCATTCTTCCTGCGCTGCTGGCCCCGATGGTCGCATTTGTCATGCGCCACGACATCACCTTGGCACGGACGGCGTCTTTGGCCGGAACAGTGCTGTTGTTCGCCATTGCGGTTGGCCTGACCATCACCTCCATGGGGGGCGAGGTCATCGCCTATCGCTTGGGGGATTGGCCCGCGCCCTTCGGTATCGTTCTGGTTCTCGACCGCCTTTCGGCGCTCATGGTCCTGCTGACCTCGGCGCTGGCGCTGATCGTTCTGATCCACGTCATCGCCACCAAGTGGGACGAGAAAGGCCGCCATTTCCACGCCCTGTTCCAGTTCCAGTTGATGGGCATCTGCGGGGCCTTCCTGACGGGCGACGCCTTCAACCTTTTCGTCTTCTTCGAGGTGCTGCTCATCGCGTCCTATGGCTTGATGATTCACGGCGGCGGGCGCGTGCGCCTTCAGGCGGGCCTGCAATACGTGGTCATGAACCTTGCAGGCTCCACGCTGTTCCTCTTTGCCCTTGGCACGCTTTACGCTTCCACTGGCACACTCAACATTGCCGATCTGGCGGTGAAACTGCGCGAGGTCCCGGTTGAGGATGCGGCCCTCGTGCGCGTGGCGGCGATCCTTCTCATGGTGGTTTTCGCCATCAAGGCCGCGCTCTTCCCGGTACAGTTCTGGCTGCCCGGTACCTATTCCAACGCTCCGGCCCCGGTGGCGGCGCTGTTTGCCATCATGACCAAGGTGGGCGCCTACGCCATCATCCGTATCTATACCATTTCCTTCGGGCCCGACGTGGCCGCAACCGAAGGGCTGATCGCGCAATGGCTCATGCCGGCGGCGGTCGTGACGCTGGCCGTGGGGGCCGTGGGGGTCCTCGGTGCACGGCGCCTGATGCCGCTGCTGTCCTTCGCGGTGGTTGCCTCCATGGGGACGATGATGTTGGCCGTGGCGGGGTTCACGCCCTATGCCACCACCTCGGCGCTATATTATCTCGTGCATTCGACATTCTCGGCGGCGGCCCTGTTTCTTTTGGCCGATCTGGTGGTCACGCGCCGCGCGGCGGGTGACATCCTGACGGCGCAACCACCCACGGTGCAAAACGGCCTCTTCGCGGCGCTCTTCTTTGCCGGGGCCATCGGGATGGCCGGGATGCCCCCGCTCAGCGGCTTTCTTGGTAAGCTGGTGATCCTAGATGCCATCCGTGACAGCAGCTTCATGACCTTGGGCTGGGTGGCCATCCTGCTTGGCTCCCTCCTGATCATCGTCGGCTTTGCGCGTGCGGGCAGCATCCTGTTCTGGAAGTCCACCGCAGAAGTGCCCGAGGAAGAAGAGACCAAGGCCCAAGACGAGGGCGAGGAAGAGGGCGAAGCCCCCTCCGACGAGGCGCCCAAACCCGCCACGGCCCTCGAAGTGGCCCCGACGATGGCGGCTCTCGCGCTTCTGGCCCTGCTGTCCGCAGCCGCTGGTCCGATCACTGGTTTCCTGGAAGGCGCCTCGGCACAGCTCTATGACCGCGATGACTATATCTCGGCCGTCCTGCCCGAAGGCGAGGCCCCGACCGTGACCGGGACAGAGGAGGAGACACACTGA
- a CDS encoding Na+/H+ antiporter subunit C, translating into MEIVVATSVGILTAGGVYLILRLRAFPVILGLALLSYAVNVFLFSTGRLAVNMPPVLQKYGEASYTDPLPQALVLTAIVISFGMTAVLVILALGAFLEADHDRIDMTEEDDVTDAQKEGGA; encoded by the coding sequence ATGGAAATCGTCGTTGCCACATCTGTCGGCATCCTGACCGCCGGAGGGGTCTACCTGATCCTGCGCCTGCGGGCCTTCCCCGTGATCCTCGGGCTGGCGCTGCTGTCTTACGCGGTCAATGTCTTTCTCTTCTCCACCGGGCGGCTGGCGGTCAACATGCCACCCGTCCTGCAAAAATACGGCGAGGCCTCCTATACCGACCCGCTGCCGCAGGCGCTGGTCCTGACGGCGATCGTGATTTCCTTCGGGATGACCGCCGTTCTTGTGATCCTCGCCCTCGGGGCCTTCCTTGAGGCCGATCACGACCGCATCGACATGACCGAAGAAGATGACGTCACCGACGCGCAGAAAGAGGGTGGCGCATGA
- a CDS encoding monovalent cation/H+ antiporter subunit A has translation MSNGGSLLPIIAILPFIGALVPGIMIRAGRNACASFTAAPTILAIVMLGTLAPSVMHGEVVRAEIAWLPQLGLSASFFLDGLGLLFAGMILGVGLLITLYARFYLSGDDPMGQFYTYLLLFQGAMLGIVLSDNILLLLIFWELTSLSSFLLIGYWKHLPEGRQGARMALAVTGAGGLAMIGGMLILGNVVGSYNLTDILAAGDQIKASEWYMPALILILLGAFTKSAQFPFHFWLPHAMAAPTPVSAYLHSATMVKAGVFLMARMWPALAGTPEWFYIVATVGLITMVLGAVIALFKDDLKALLAFSTVSHLGLLTMLLGFGTKAAAIGAVFHIINHLTFKAALFMTAGIIDHEAHTRDIKRLGGLAKLMPITAVIGTITALSMAGIAPFNGFISKEKMLEEAVHTVWWENPWIVAALATLGAVFSVAYSLRFIFHVFGGPVRDDYPAKPHDPPFGMWAAPALLTVMVVVIGIMPFLAEPVVNMAATAVTGHETHAHLKLWHGLTPALYLSIIAVVGGAILLLLHKPLDRVWLATPRPEAKNIFDTLIAAAVRLTRATSETLHNGAISRYLAIFVAVTTALGYLAFTSGTLSPPTRDLLPIPAVVAVGWVLLMVATALVVINHRNRFRALVLIGVIGLMVSGGFVYLSAPDLALTQISVETVTIMLLLLALYFMPKGTPRESGAGLRLRDGAIAIAAGGAVAGLAYAFLTRDFSTISDYHLANSYTGGGGTNVVNVILVDFRGYDTYGEIIVLGIAGLTIYALMETLLNGPAGRKLRAAPVPPDRSRDRHPLMMVVGTRAMLPIAVMVGVYIFLRGHNQPGGGFVAGLVISIALLMQYMASGFAWTQSRKRIEYHSLIGWGAVLAGLTGAGAFLFGRPFLTSFYEYIYLPGIEKFGFGSAFMFDLGVFLTVLGAVMLMLYSLSRIARYAGETVNVDPMDYDPSLDITTEKETD, from the coding sequence ATGAGCAACGGCGGCAGTCTATTACCGATCATCGCAATTTTACCATTCATCGGGGCCCTCGTCCCCGGCATCATGATCCGGGCAGGTCGCAATGCCTGTGCCAGTTTCACCGCCGCCCCGACAATCCTTGCCATCGTCATGCTGGGCACGCTTGCGCCCTCGGTGATGCACGGCGAGGTGGTCCGCGCCGAAATCGCATGGCTCCCGCAACTGGGACTTTCGGCCAGCTTCTTCCTTGATGGTCTGGGCCTGCTTTTCGCGGGCATGATCCTCGGGGTGGGCCTGCTAATCACGCTCTATGCGCGCTTTTACCTCTCGGGCGATGACCCGATGGGGCAGTTCTATACTTACCTGCTGCTGTTCCAAGGCGCGATGCTTGGGATTGTCCTGTCCGACAACATCCTGCTTTTGCTGATCTTTTGGGAGCTGACCTCGCTGTCGTCCTTCTTGCTCATCGGCTATTGGAAACACCTGCCCGAAGGCCGTCAGGGCGCCCGCATGGCCTTGGCCGTGACAGGGGCAGGGGGCCTTGCCATGATCGGGGGCATGTTGATCCTGGGCAATGTCGTGGGTTCTTATAACCTGACCGATATCCTTGCCGCAGGCGATCAGATCAAAGCGTCGGAATGGTATATGCCCGCGCTGATCCTGATCCTGTTGGGGGCCTTTACCAAGTCCGCACAATTCCCATTCCACTTCTGGTTGCCGCACGCCATGGCCGCGCCGACACCGGTCTCGGCCTACCTGCACTCGGCGACCATGGTGAAGGCGGGGGTGTTCCTGATGGCGCGCATGTGGCCCGCCCTCGCAGGAACGCCCGAATGGTTCTACATCGTTGCCACAGTGGGCCTGATCACCATGGTTCTGGGCGCGGTGATCGCGCTCTTCAAGGATGACCTCAAGGCGCTTCTGGCTTTTTCGACGGTCTCGCACCTTGGCCTGCTGACCATGCTTCTGGGCTTTGGAACAAAGGCCGCCGCTATTGGTGCCGTCTTCCATATCATCAACCACCTCACCTTCAAGGCCGCGCTCTTCATGACTGCGGGCATTATCGATCACGAGGCGCATACCCGCGATATCAAGCGCCTCGGTGGCTTGGCCAAACTCATGCCCATTACCGCCGTGATCGGCACGATCACCGCGCTTTCCATGGCCGGGATCGCCCCCTTCAACGGCTTCATTTCCAAGGAAAAAATGCTGGAAGAAGCGGTGCATACCGTCTGGTGGGAAAACCCGTGGATCGTGGCGGCCCTTGCCACGCTTGGCGCGGTGTTCTCGGTTGCCTACAGCCTGCGGTTCATCTTCCACGTCTTCGGCGGACCGGTACGCGATGATTACCCGGCCAAGCCGCATGACCCGCCCTTCGGTATGTGGGCCGCACCGGCATTGCTGACCGTGATGGTCGTGGTAATCGGCATCATGCCCTTCCTTGCCGAGCCGGTGGTCAACATGGCCGCGACAGCGGTCACCGGCCACGAAACCCATGCCCACCTCAAGCTCTGGCACGGCCTGACGCCCGCGCTTTACCTGTCGATCATCGCAGTCGTTGGCGGCGCGATCCTCTTGCTGCTGCACAAACCGCTGGATCGCGTGTGGCTCGCCACCCCACGTCCCGAGGCGAAAAACATCTTCGATACCCTGATTGCCGCGGCGGTACGCCTGACGCGGGCGACTTCGGAAACCCTGCACAACGGCGCCATCAGCCGCTATCTGGCGATATTTGTCGCTGTAACCACGGCGCTTGGCTATCTCGCCTTCACCTCCGGGACACTTTCGCCCCCCACGCGCGACCTCCTGCCCATTCCGGCCGTTGTTGCCGTGGGCTGGGTGCTCTTGATGGTGGCAACGGCGCTTGTGGTCATAAATCACCGCAACCGTTTCCGCGCGCTGGTGCTGATCGGGGTGATCGGCCTCATGGTCTCGGGTGGTTTCGTCTACCTGTCCGCGCCCGACCTCGCGCTGACGCAAATCTCGGTCGAAACCGTCACGATCATGCTGCTGCTCTTGGCGCTTTACTTTATGCCGAAAGGCACCCCGCGCGAAAGCGGCGCGGGCCTGCGTTTGCGTGACGGGGCCATCGCCATAGCAGCGGGCGGAGCCGTGGCCGGGCTCGCCTATGCTTTCCTCACCCGCGATTTCAGCACGATCTCCGATTACCACCTCGCCAACTCCTATACGGGCGGCGGCGGAACCAACGTGGTCAACGTCATCCTCGTTGATTTCCGGGGCTACGACACCTATGGCGAAATCATCGTTCTGGGGATCGCAGGCCTCACGATTTACGCCTTGATGGAAACACTGCTGAATGGCCCGGCGGGCCGCAAGCTTCGCGCGGCGCCCGTGCCCCCCGATCGCTCACGCGACCGACACCCTTTGATGATGGTGGTGGGCACCCGTGCCATGCTGCCGATTGCCGTCATGGTGGGCGTCTACATCTTCCTGCGCGGGCATAACCAACCGGGAGGCGGGTTCGTCGCGGGCCTCGTGATCTCCATTGCGCTCTTGATGCAATACATGGCCTCGGGCTTTGCATGGACACAAAGCCGCAAGCGGATCGAGTACCATTCGCTGATCGGCTGGGGCGCGGTGCTGGCCGGTCTGACCGGGGCAGGGGCCTTCCTCTTTGGGCGCCCGTTCCTGACCAGTTTCTATGAATATATCTACTTGCCCGGGATCGAGAAATTCGGTTTCGGCTCGGCCTTCATGTTCGATCTTGGCGTGTTCCTCACGGTGCTGGGCGCGGTGATGCTCATGCTCTACAGCCTGTCGCGCATCGCTCGTTATGCCGGTGAAACCGTCAACGTGGATCCGATGGATTATGACCCATCACTCGACATCACCACCGAGAAGGAGACCGACTGA